The following proteins come from a genomic window of Chaetodon auriga isolate fChaAug3 chromosome 16, fChaAug3.hap1, whole genome shotgun sequence:
- the LOC143333700 gene encoding uncharacterized protein LOC143333700, producing the protein MAPKLSVLLLLLAFATVTVLAQRRRPTSTTTDEWNYRDGSERVNMRGVANLTQILDNWRFDILNQMRGLLQNDHQSLLPDYARIQPLSEALDDLYKEFNSLKAHLGDLTEKFAAIETFIDEVKAGQANSAGPAPAPAPAPVPRQPGRRVVKKKATTSS; encoded by the exons ATGGCCCCCAAGCTGagcgtgctgctgctgttgctggcgTTTGCCACTGTAACGGTTCTGGCCCAGAGGCGACGCCCGACGTCGACGACCACCGATGAGTGGAACTACAGGGATGGCT CTGAGCGGGTGAACATGCGCGGCGTGGCCAACCTGACTCAGATTCTGGACAACTGGAGGTTCGACATCCTGAACCAGATGAGAGGACTCCTGCAGAACGACCACCAGTCTCTGCTGCCGGACTACGCCAG gatccagCCGCTGTCTGAGGCTTTGGACGACCTCTACAAGGAGTTCAACTCCCTCAAAGCTCACCTGGGCGACCTGACCGAGAAGTTCGCCGCCATAGAAACTTTCATCGACGAAGTGAAGGCCGGCCAAGCCAACAGCGCCGGCCCGGCCCCGGCTCCGGCTCCGGCCCCCGTCCCTCGACAGCCCGGGAGGAGGGTGGTGAAGAAGAAGGCCACCACCTCCTCCTAA